The DNA region GATGTGACGCGCAGTTTGCATTTTGATTATACGGAAGGGATTACCGTTCTTCAGGCGCTTGAAAGCAGCGGTATCGTAAAACTGACGGAGGATAGGGGCAAAATTCAATCCGTGGGTGAAGTTTCGCTTGATTCGACGCTGGAGTGGGGGATCCGCCTAAATGACAAGGAGCTGCCGTCCCGCGATTGGGACAAACAGCTCAAGGCGGGGGACAACATACTCGTTTACGTTAAAACCGCGGGCAGCGCAACGGCGGGGCAAAATGGAGCATCGCTGCTGCTGACCGTGAACGGGGGCAGTCAAAATCCGCAGCTTAAAAGCTATTTTGTCCATCAATACAATGAAAACACGACCGTGAGGGATTTGCTCAAGCGCAGCGGGATCGTGGAGCTGAACAAAACCGGGCAACATATCGTTTCCGTCAATGGTTATCGTCCGGAGGAGACGGAAGCATGGGTGCTGAAGGTCAATCATAAGAAATTGCTGGACACCGGCCTTGACATGAGGTTAAAACCCCAGGACAATGTGGAAATCGCTTTGGTGCGAAAATAAGTTTCGGAGAAAAAGCAAATCCGCAGTTCTCTTAGATAAGAGGCTGCGGATTTTTCAATAGGTATGCAAAAAAAAATGTGACAATTAAATGTGATAACTTTCACAATTAATGTGAATGAAATCACAAACTATTCATAATTTTAAATGTATACTTTCGGCATAAGGGATTGCAGGTAATCAACTAACAATTCGGAACAGTCTTATTCTGAAAGGGGCTTGGATGAAGATGGCTACAGCAAAAGAGAAACTGGTCGTGATCGGTAACGGAATGGCGGGCATCAGTACCGTTGAACAAATATTGAAACTAACTTCCAAATTCGAAATAACGGTGTTTGGCAGCGAGCCGCATCCCAACTATAACCGGATCATGCTTTCCTATGTGCTTGAAGGCAGCAAAACGATAGACGATATTATTCTGAACGATTTGAACTGGTATCGCGATAACGGGATTACGCTGCATACCGGAACGGCGGTGGCCCGGATCGACAAGGATACGAAGGAGGTTGTCACGGAGGACGGCCAGCGCGTGCCTTACGATAAGGTGCTGATCGCTACCGGGTCGACTTCGTTTATCCTGCCGATTCCCGGCAGCGATAAGGAAGGCGTGGTCGGCTTCCGCGACATTTCGGACTGCGAGCAAATGATCCAGGCGGCCAAGACTTGCCGCAAAGCGGCGGTCATCGGCGGAGGCCTGCTCGGACTGGAGGCGGCCAAAGGGCTCGTTCAGCTCGGCATGGACGTGACGGTCGTGCATTTAATGGAAGATTTAATGGAGCGTCAGCTGGATCATCAGGCGGCGGGGATGCTAAAAGCGGAACTGGAGCGCCAGGGCATCAAATTTAAAATGGGCGCGCAGACGACCGAACTGCTTGGCGGTTCGCGGGTAAGCGGGCTGCGGTTCGCCGACGGCACGGAACTGGAAGCGGAGTTCGTCGTCATGGCGGTCGGCATCAAGCCGAACGTTGCGGTGGCCAAAGCGAGCGGCATCGAAGTGAACCGCGGGATCGTCGTCAACGACTATTTGCAGACATCGCTGGAGGGCGTTTATTCCGTCGGCGAATGTACGGAGCACCGTGGCGTCTGCTACGGACTGGTCGCTCCGCTGTTTGAGCAGGGCATGGTACTGGCGAAGCATATCAGCGGCGTGGAAACCGCGCCTTACGCCGGTTCGGTCGTTTCGACCAAGCTGAAGATTTCCGGGGTTGACGTTTTTTCGACCGGCGAATTTATCGATGGTCCGGAACATACGGTGATTTGCAGCAAAGACGACTGGAAGCGGACCTACAAAAAAATTCTGCTGAAGGACAACGTTTTTGTCGGCGCGGTGCTGTTTGGCGATATTAACGATTCGGCCGAGCTGCAGAAGCTGATCAAGCAGAAGGCGGAGATGACGGACGAACTGTACGCCGCGCTGATGGGCACGGGCTGCTGCGGCGGCGGCGGAGCCAAGAAAGCTTCGGTGGAAACGATGGCGGACGACGAAATCGTCTGCGGCTGCAATGGGGTAACCAAAGGCACGATCGTCGACGCGATTGCCAATCAGGGTTTGACGACCGTCGACGAGATCAAAGCCTGCACCGGGGCAACCCGCTCCTGCGGAGGCTGCAAGCCGGTGGTTGAGCAAATTTTGCAATACGTGCTGGGAGACGGGTTTCAGTCGGCGGCGAAACAGGGCATCTGCGGTTGCACGACGCTGAGCCGCGATGAAATTGTGGCGGAGATCAAGGCGAAAGGGCTGCAGACGACCAAAGAAGTGATGAACGTGCTTGGCTGGAGCCAGCCTGAAGGCTGCTCGAAATGCCGCCCGGCCATCAACTATTATCTCGGCATGCTGTACCCGGAAACGCACGAGGACGAAAAAGAATCGCGCTTCGTCAACGAGCGGATGAGCGCCAACATCCAAAAGGACGGAACCTATACGGTTGTTCCGCGGATGTACGGCGGTGTGACGACGCCGGAGGATCTGAAGAAAATCGCCGACGTATCGCTGAAATACGATGTGAAAGTCGTTAAGGTCACCGGCGGCCAGCGGCTGGACTTGATCGGCGTGAAAAAAGAAGATCTGCCGAAAGTGTGGGCCGAGCTCGACATGCCGTCGGGGTACGCCTACGCCAAATCGCTCCGCACGGTGAAAACCTGCGTCGGTTCGCAGTTCTGCCGGTTCGGCACCCAGGATTCGATGGGCATGGGCGCGCTGCTTGAACGGAAATTCGAACGGCTCGACTTTCCGGCCAAATTCAAGATGGCGGTAAACGGCTGCCCGCGCAACTGCGCCGAATCGTGCACGAAAGATATCGGGATCGTCGGCAACGACGGCGGATGGGAGATCTTTATCGGCGGCAACGGGGGGATCAAGGCCCGGCTTGCGGATTCGCTGTGCAAGGTGAAGACCGACGAGGAACTGATCGAGCTGTGCGCAGCCATCATGCAGTATTACCGCGAGACCGGCAATTATCTGGAAAGAACGTCGGAGTGGGTTGAACGGATAGGGCTGGACAATATCCGCGCGGCGGTAGTGGAAGACGCGGAAAACCGCAAAGCGCTGGTGGAGCGTATTGAGTTCGCCTTGAAGCAGGTCACGGATCCGTGGAAGAAGATGCTGAACGACGAAGAAACCCGCGGCAAGCTGTTCCACAGCCTGGAAATGAGTAAACAGGCGAACTAAAGCCGTTAGACGGATGACAGGAAAGGGGAAGAGGAGCATGAACAAGGACATGAGTAAAGAGGCATTTTTCCCGGTTGGGCATGTGGAGCAGTTTCTGCCCCAGATCGGGCGCGTGGTGGAAGCGGGAGGCCGCGAACTGGCGGTGTTCCGCCTATCCGACGGGCGCATTTTCGCCGCCCTGAATCAAAACCCGCATCCGAAAGGAGGGCCGCTGGCCGAAGGCATCGTGTCCGGGCATTACCTTTACGATCCGCTGTACGATTGGAAAATCGATCTGACGACAGGCCTTGTCCAGGCCCCGGACAGCGGGCAGGTGCCGATGTTCCCGGTCAAGGTGGAGGACGGACAGGTGTGGATCGCCGCCAGCGCCTTGCAGGAGGTATAGGTTAGAGCGAAATAAGCGCGGTGTGCAAAGGGAGGGACGCCGCGCTTATTTTTTAAATCGGGGGATCGACAGAGGGAGGAAGCGGCGATGTATACGCCAAATGTGGAAACCATCGTAGAAACAGCAGTCAAGAAAAAAGAAAAAATGAACGAAAGCCTTCCGAGGTATATCGTTTCGGCCATGCTTGCCGGCGCTTATGTAGGGCTCGGCATCATTCTCATTTTCAGCATCGGCGCGCCGCTGGCGGCGGCGAAATCGCCGTACCAGACGATGCTGATGGGGATGTCCTTTGGGCTCGCCCTGACGCTGGTCGTTTTTGCCGGTTCGGAGCTGTTTACCGGGAACAATATGTTTTTTACGGCGAGCACGCTGGCGAGGCGAACAACGGTAGGCGATACGGCGAAAAACTGGACGATCGTGTTTCTCGGCAACCTGGCGGGGGCGGTTGTGCTTTGTTTGCTGATCGTCGGCAGCGGGCTGTTCAAAACGGCGGCGCCGGAGCATCTTATTTTTGCCTCTGCCGCGAAGAAGATGGGCGCTCCGGTCACTGAACTGTTTTTTCGCGGCATTTTGTGTAACTGGCTCGTTTGCCTCGCTTTATGGATGGCGAACCGCTCCAAGGAAGATATCGCCAAGCTGGTGCTGATTTGGTGGTGTTTGTACGCCTTTATCGCCAGCGGCTACGAGCACAGCGTGGCCAATATGACGCTGCTCAGTTTGTCGCTGCTTTTGCCGAACCACCCCGACACGATTACGCTCGCGGGCTGGTTTCACAATATGATTCCGGTGACGCTGGGCAATATTATCGGCGGCGGGGTATTTGTGGGCATGGCGTATTGGTTCATATCCCCGGTGCGCAAAAAGGCGAAACAAGCGGAAGATGGAAAGGCAGCATAAAAACGGCTCATCCCGAGCCGTTTTTTTCATTATATTTATCAAAATATTTATCAAATTTCCGGCGGGACAGAGGCCGCTAAGACTAACGGACCCATATGACGAAATTTCCCTCGAAGCGGCTCGGGTGAGCTGCTTTAGAGCGAACTAGAGTCGTATGGGTCCGTTGCTGGGGCTGGGAAATACCCCGGAAAGGGGTAGGGGCTCGAAATAGAACTGAAGAGGGAATGGGTATGGGGGCATACCCATTCCCTCCCGCGCGTCCAACGTATAGGTTTAAAACCGTCCCGGTCATTTCGGGGCAGTTCCGCAAAGAAAGGCAGGCACATATAGACGGACGCAAGCGGCATGTCAGATCCGGCAAATTTCGTTCGGGCACAGCTCGCAGTGGCAAATATCCTGCAGCATGACCATATCCTTAATGACGATCATGCCGTTTTCGTATTCGAGCGCATCCTTTTTGCGCAGGTCGCTGAGCATCCGGTTAACGCTTTCGCGCGTAGCCCCGATCATATTGGACAAGTCGGTATGGGTGATTTTTTTGTTGATCAGAATCGTGTCCCCATGCTGCTCGCCATACGTGTTGCTCAGGCGGATCAGCGTCGAGCAAAGGGCCCCCGGCTTGCCGTACATCATCAAATCGCGGAACTTCGTCTGCGTCAGGCGATGGTGGATGCCCATCCATTTCATGAAGTCGATCGCAAAATCGCAGTGCTGGCAAATCATAATTTCAAGGTCTTTCTGATCGATTACGCCGATTTCGCAATCCTCAATCACCTCGGCCGTGAAGCTGTGCTTGGTGCTGAAGAACGGATCGGCCTGGCCGACCATATCGCCGCGTCCGTACATATACAGAATGAGTTCTTTACCCTCGTCGGTCGATTTGGTCAGTTTGACGCGTCCGCGTTTGATGTAAAACAGTTTATCGGAAAAATCACCTTCCCAGAACAAATGCGTCCCCTCGGGATATGCTTTATCTTTCATTGTAACGAGAAGGCGGTTGAAGTTTTGTTCTGTGAAGCAGCTCGTGTTACCGCGGGGCAGGGTGGCGTTTACGATTTCACTCATCATGGATTTCCCCTTTATATTCCTGATTTTTATGAAATTTTTAATTAATTATATAACGATTATTGCAAAATTTGGGGGCTCGGAAGGCCGAAAAAGTGTCGAAATTCTAACATTGTGACTAAATTCACGAAATTTGTTTGCTAAATGAAATAATTTCAGAACTTTTTCAATTTTGTGAAAAAATTCACTATACAAAATCAAATTCCTATGCTATGATCAAAACATAAAGAGAAGCAATACATCTTTTAAGGATGAACTTGCAAGTGAAAAATTTCACGAACTTATGATTTGTCTATCTACACTGCAGGTTGGTCCTTACAGAACTTAGGAGGATGAGAGAAATGGCCGTAAAGAATGAAGCGACAACAAAAGCCCAGCCCACCCCGGAAGCTTACATCCAAACCTTGATTGACAAAGCGAAAAAGGCTTCCGAAGCGTTCATGAGCATGACGCAGGAGCAGATCGACGCAATCGTGCAGGCGATGGCCCTGGCGGGGCTCGACAAGCACATGCATTTGGCGAAAATGGCGGTGGAAGAAACAGGGCGCGGGGTCTACGAGGACAAAATCATTAAAAACATGTTCGCCACGGAGTACATTTACCACAGCATCAAGTACGACAAAACGGTAGGCGTTATCGAGGACAACGATTTTGACAGCTTCCAAAAAATCGCCGAGCCTGTCGGCATCATCATGGGGATTACTCCGGTGACGAACCCGACGTCGACCACGATTTTTAAATCGCTGATTGCGATAAAAACACGCAACCCGATCATCTTCGGCTTCCATCCGTCCGCTCAGAACTGCAGCGCGGAAGCCGCTAAAATATTACTGGAGGCCGCAGTGAAGCACGGGGCGCCCGCCGACTGCATCCAGTGGATCGAAAATCCGTCCATGGACCGCACGAACGCTTTGATGAACCATCCGGATGTGGCCTGCATTCTCGCTACCGGCGGTTCCGCGATGGTAAAAGCGGCTTACAGCTGCGGCAAACCGGCCCTTGGCGTCGGCCCCGGCAACGTGCCTTGCTTCATTGAGAAGAGCGCGAATCTCGATCAGGCCGTCAACGATCTGATTCTTTCCAAAACTTTCGACAACGGCATGATCTGCGCATCCGAGCAAGCGGTCATCATTGAAGAACCGATATTCGATCAGGTGAAAAAGAAAATGATCGCGAACGGCTGCTATTTCGTGAACAAAGATGAAGCGGCAAAACTGACGGCGGGCGCGATCATCGCCGACAAATGCGCGGTGAACCCGGCGATTGTTGGACAACCGGCCACGAAGATCGCGGAAATGTGCGGCATCGACGTGCCGGCCGGAACGAAAATTCTCGTCGCCGAAATCGAAGGCGTCGGACCGAAATTCCCGCTTTCTGCGGAGAAGCTTAGCCCGGTGCTCGCTTGCTATAAAGTGAAAAACGCCGAGCAGGGCATCGAACGCGCGTTGGAAGTCGTGCAGTTCGGCGGCATGGGCCACTCTTCGGTCATTCATTCGAACAACCAGGAAGTTATCCAGAAGTTCTCGGACCGGATGCCGACCTGCCGGATTTTGGTGAACCAGCCTTCCTCGCAAGGCGGCATCGGCGACATTTACAACTCGAACCTGCCTTCGCTGACGCTGGGCTGCGGGTCTTACGGACGCAACTCGACTTCGTCGAACGTCACGGCCGTCAATCTGATCAACGTGAAAAGGGTGAACCGTCGTACCGTGAATATGCAGTGGTTTAAAGTGCCGAGCAAAATTTATTTCGAGAAGAATTCGACGCAATATTTGGCGAAAATGCCGGACATCTCCCGCGTCATGATCGTCACCGACCCGATGATGGTGAAGCTGGGTTACGTGGAAAGAGTCGAGCATTATCTCCGCCAACGCCAAACGCCGGTGGCGATCGAAGTGTTCGCGGACGTTGAACCGGATCCTTCGACCACGACGGTGGAACGCGGTACGGAGATGATGGCGAAGTTCCAGCCGGACTGCATTATCGCTCTCGGCGGCGGGTCGGCGATGGACGCAGCGAAAGGGATGTGGCTGTTCTACGAATACCCGGATGAAGATTTCTTTAACCTTAAACAAAAATTCATGGATATCCGCAAACGCCTTTACAAATATCCGCGGCTCGGACAAAAAGCGAAATTCGTGGCGATCCCCACGACCTCGGGTACCGGTTCGGAAGTGACGTCGTTTTCCGTCATCACGGACAAAATCAACGGCAATACGAAATATCCTTTGGCGGATTACGAACTGACGCCGGACGTGGCGATCATCGACCCGGTCTTTGTATACAGCTTGCCGAAAACCGCCGTGGCCGACACGGGCATGGACGTTCTGACGCATGCGATCGAAGCTTATGTATCCGTCATGGCCAACGACTATACGGACGGACTGTGCATTAAAGCGATCCAGCTCGTCTTCCAGTACCTTGAAAAATCGGCGCTGACCGGCGACGAACTGGCCCGCGAGAAGATGCACAACGCTTCCACGATCGCGGGGATGGCGTTCTCGAACGCATTCCTCGGCATCAACCACAGCTTGGCCCATAAATGGGGCGGCGAATTCCATACCGCGCATGGACGGACCAACGCGATTCTGATGCCGCACGTCATCCGCTACAACGCCAAGAAGCCGACGAAATTTGCCGCTTGGCCGAAATACACGCATTTCGTCGCCGACGAACGTTATGCGGAAATCGCCCGCATCTTGGGGCTGCCGGCGCGGACGACGGAAGAAGGCGTGAAGAGCCTGATCAATGCGATCCGCGACCTGAACAGAAAGCTCGGCATTCCGGAAACGTTCCAGGATCTCGGCTTCGATCCGAAAGTGTTCGAATCCCGCGTCGATTATTTGGCCGACCGCGCGTTCGAAGACCAATGTACGACCGCCAATCCGAAGCTGCCGCTGGTGACGGAGCTGGCGGAAGTTTATCGCGACGCTTTCTACGGAAGATTTGAAGATTAAGTGAACAAAGGGCTTTGAAAACGTGAGAAATATCACTATATGTGATATTTCTCACAATCTTATTCGACAAATTGAGCTATGATTACAGTATAAATGATCCCTCAAAGTTTGATGACGGATTAGCCCCGGGAATAACAACGGGGGCTCAATCGAAGCCTTAATCGGGTACATTTAACGCTATAAATGTGAAAATTATCACGTAAATTATGTGAAAAATATCACAAATTTTAAGGGATCATGAGGCGCGGTACATCTCCTTCGAACCGCGACCAAAATATAAATGGAGGGAATAAAGATGTCGGTGATCGAAAAGGAAGTACAAACCGTGGACAATGCTTGGAGAGGATTCAAACCGGGCAAATGGATGAAAGAAGTGAACACCCGCGATTTCATCCAAACCAACATCAAACCTTATGAAGGCAACGAATCCTTCTTGGCGGGCGCGACGGCCAACACAAAAGCTTTGTGGGAAATCGTGTCGCAGCTGTCCAAGAAAGAACGGGAAGCCGGCGGAGTGCTGGATGTGGACGTCAACACGCCATCCACGATCATTTCCCACGCTGCGGGGTATTTGGATAAGGACAAGGAGCAAATCGTAGGCGTACAGGGCTCGGCCCCATTCCAACGCACGATTCGCCCGTTCGGCGGGATCAATATGGTCATCAACTCCTGTAAGGCTTATGGCTATGAACTGCCGCAGGAAATTATAGACTTGTTTACGCATATTCGCAAAACGCATAACCAAGGCGTTTTTGATGCTTATACATCGGAGATGAGAGCGGCTCGTAAAGCCGGCATTATTACCGGGCTTCCCGACGCTTACGGCCGCGGCCGGATCATCGGCGACTACCGCCGGGTGGCGCTGTACGGCGTGGATTTCCTGATCAAGCAAAAACAACAGGAACTGAAAGCTCTCGAAGTGGATGTCATCGACGAGGATGTGATCCGCCTCCGCGAAGAACTGTCCGAACAAATCCGTGCGCTCGGCGAACTGAAACAGCTGGGCGAAATGTACGGATTCGATATTTCCAGACCGGCAAACAATGCCAAAGAAGCTTTCCAATGGCTGTATTTCGGTTACCTGGCAGCCGTTAAGGAACAGGACGGGGCCGCAATGTCCCTCGGACGCGTATCCTCCTTCCTGGACGCTTACATCGAACGCGACCTGGCCGAAGGAACGCTGACGGAAGAAACGGCGCAAGAACTGGTCGATCATTTCGTCATGAAGCTGCGGATCGTGAAATTCCTGAGAACTCCGGAATACAACGAACTGTTCAGCGGCGACCCGACTTGGGTAACGGAATCGCTGGGCGGCATGTCGGTGAACGGCAAAACGCTCGTTACGAAAAACAGTTTCCGCTTTCTGCACACGCTGTACAATCTCGGCCCGGCTCCGGAACCGAACCTGACGGTGCTTTGGTCGGAACAACTGCCTGACGCGTTCAAGAAATATTGCGCCAAAGTATCGATCGAGACCAGTTCGATCCAATACGAAAACGACGACCTGATGCGTCCGATCTACGGCGACGATTACGGCATTGCCTGCTGCGTGTCGGCGATGGAAATCGGTAAACAAATGCAGTTCTTCGGCGCCCGCGCCAACCTGGCCAAGGTGCTGCTGTACGCCATCAACGGCGGTAAAGACGAAAAATCCGGCGTCCAAGTCGGTCCGGAATATCCGGCGATCACGTCCGAGTATCTCGACTACAATGAAGTCAAGAAACGTCTGATTCCGATGATGGAGTGGCTGGCTAAGCTGTATGTCAACGCGCTGAACGTCATCCACTACATGCACGATAAATATTGCTACGAACGGATCGAAATGGCGCTGCACGACCGCGACATTCTGCGGACGATGGCCTGCGGTATCGCCGGCTTGTCCGTAGCGACCGACTCGCTGAGCGCGATCAAATACGCCAAAGTCAAACCGATCCGCAACGAAAACGGCATCGCCGTCGACTTTGAAATCGAAGGCGAATTCCCTTGCTACGGCAACAACGACGACCGTGTCGACCAAATTGCGGTTGAACTCGTGGAAACGTTCATGGGCATGAT from Paenibacillus macerans includes:
- a CDS encoding Crp/Fnr family transcriptional regulator codes for the protein MSEIVNATLPRGNTSCFTEQNFNRLLVTMKDKAYPEGTHLFWEGDFSDKLFYIKRGRVKLTKSTDEGKELILYMYGRGDMVGQADPFFSTKHSFTAEVIEDCEIGVIDQKDLEIMICQHCDFAIDFMKWMGIHHRLTQTKFRDLMMYGKPGALCSTLIRLSNTYGEQHGDTILINKKITHTDLSNMIGATRESVNRMLSDLRKKDALEYENGMIVIKDMVMLQDICHCELCPNEICRI
- the nirB gene encoding nitrite reductase large subunit NirB codes for the protein MATAKEKLVVIGNGMAGISTVEQILKLTSKFEITVFGSEPHPNYNRIMLSYVLEGSKTIDDIILNDLNWYRDNGITLHTGTAVARIDKDTKEVVTEDGQRVPYDKVLIATGSTSFILPIPGSDKEGVVGFRDISDCEQMIQAAKTCRKAAVIGGGLLGLEAAKGLVQLGMDVTVVHLMEDLMERQLDHQAAGMLKAELERQGIKFKMGAQTTELLGGSRVSGLRFADGTELEAEFVVMAVGIKPNVAVAKASGIEVNRGIVVNDYLQTSLEGVYSVGECTEHRGVCYGLVAPLFEQGMVLAKHISGVETAPYAGSVVSTKLKISGVDVFSTGEFIDGPEHTVICSKDDWKRTYKKILLKDNVFVGAVLFGDINDSAELQKLIKQKAEMTDELYAALMGTGCCGGGGAKKASVETMADDEIVCGCNGVTKGTIVDAIANQGLTTVDEIKACTGATRSCGGCKPVVEQILQYVLGDGFQSAAKQGICGCTTLSRDEIVAEIKAKGLQTTKEVMNVLGWSQPEGCSKCRPAINYYLGMLYPETHEDEKESRFVNERMSANIQKDGTYTVVPRMYGGVTTPEDLKKIADVSLKYDVKVVKVTGGQRLDLIGVKKEDLPKVWAELDMPSGYAYAKSLRTVKTCVGSQFCRFGTQDSMGMGALLERKFERLDFPAKFKMAVNGCPRNCAESCTKDIGIVGNDGGWEIFIGGNGGIKARLADSLCKVKTDEELIELCAAIMQYYRETGNYLERTSEWVERIGLDNIRAAVVEDAENRKALVERIEFALKQVTDPWKKMLNDEETRGKLFHSLEMSKQAN
- the nirD gene encoding nitrite reductase small subunit NirD, which encodes MNKDMSKEAFFPVGHVEQFLPQIGRVVEAGGRELAVFRLSDGRIFAALNQNPHPKGGPLAEGIVSGHYLYDPLYDWKIDLTTGLVQAPDSGQVPMFPVKVEDGQVWIAASALQEV
- a CDS encoding formate/nitrite transporter family protein — protein: MYTPNVETIVETAVKKKEKMNESLPRYIVSAMLAGAYVGLGIILIFSIGAPLAAAKSPYQTMLMGMSFGLALTLVVFAGSELFTGNNMFFTASTLARRTTVGDTAKNWTIVFLGNLAGAVVLCLLIVGSGLFKTAAPEHLIFASAAKKMGAPVTELFFRGILCNWLVCLALWMANRSKEDIAKLVLIWWCLYAFIASGYEHSVANMTLLSLSLLLPNHPDTITLAGWFHNMIPVTLGNIIGGGVFVGMAYWFISPVRKKAKQAEDGKAA
- the pflB gene encoding formate C-acetyltransferase gives rise to the protein MSVIEKEVQTVDNAWRGFKPGKWMKEVNTRDFIQTNIKPYEGNESFLAGATANTKALWEIVSQLSKKEREAGGVLDVDVNTPSTIISHAAGYLDKDKEQIVGVQGSAPFQRTIRPFGGINMVINSCKAYGYELPQEIIDLFTHIRKTHNQGVFDAYTSEMRAARKAGIITGLPDAYGRGRIIGDYRRVALYGVDFLIKQKQQELKALEVDVIDEDVIRLREELSEQIRALGELKQLGEMYGFDISRPANNAKEAFQWLYFGYLAAVKEQDGAAMSLGRVSSFLDAYIERDLAEGTLTEETAQELVDHFVMKLRIVKFLRTPEYNELFSGDPTWVTESLGGMSVNGKTLVTKNSFRFLHTLYNLGPAPEPNLTVLWSEQLPDAFKKYCAKVSIETSSIQYENDDLMRPIYGDDYGIACCVSAMEIGKQMQFFGARANLAKVLLYAINGGKDEKSGVQVGPEYPAITSEYLDYNEVKKRLIPMMEWLAKLYVNALNVIHYMHDKYCYERIEMALHDRDILRTMACGIAGLSVATDSLSAIKYAKVKPIRNENGIAVDFEIEGEFPCYGNNDDRVDQIAVELVETFMGMIRKHKTYRNSLPTQSILTITSNVVYGKKTGTTPDGRKAGEPFAPGANPMHGRDKKGALASLSSVAKLPYEHSLDGISNTFSIVPKALGKELDARKSNLVSMMDGYFGSKAHHLNVNVFDRETLLDAMDHPENYPQLTIRVSGYAVNFIKLTREQQLDVINRTFHGKM
- the adhE gene encoding bifunctional acetaldehyde-CoA/alcohol dehydrogenase encodes the protein MAVKNEATTKAQPTPEAYIQTLIDKAKKASEAFMSMTQEQIDAIVQAMALAGLDKHMHLAKMAVEETGRGVYEDKIIKNMFATEYIYHSIKYDKTVGVIEDNDFDSFQKIAEPVGIIMGITPVTNPTSTTIFKSLIAIKTRNPIIFGFHPSAQNCSAEAAKILLEAAVKHGAPADCIQWIENPSMDRTNALMNHPDVACILATGGSAMVKAAYSCGKPALGVGPGNVPCFIEKSANLDQAVNDLILSKTFDNGMICASEQAVIIEEPIFDQVKKKMIANGCYFVNKDEAAKLTAGAIIADKCAVNPAIVGQPATKIAEMCGIDVPAGTKILVAEIEGVGPKFPLSAEKLSPVLACYKVKNAEQGIERALEVVQFGGMGHSSVIHSNNQEVIQKFSDRMPTCRILVNQPSSQGGIGDIYNSNLPSLTLGCGSYGRNSTSSNVTAVNLINVKRVNRRTVNMQWFKVPSKIYFEKNSTQYLAKMPDISRVMIVTDPMMVKLGYVERVEHYLRQRQTPVAIEVFADVEPDPSTTTVERGTEMMAKFQPDCIIALGGGSAMDAAKGMWLFYEYPDEDFFNLKQKFMDIRKRLYKYPRLGQKAKFVAIPTTSGTGSEVTSFSVITDKINGNTKYPLADYELTPDVAIIDPVFVYSLPKTAVADTGMDVLTHAIEAYVSVMANDYTDGLCIKAIQLVFQYLEKSALTGDELAREKMHNASTIAGMAFSNAFLGINHSLAHKWGGEFHTAHGRTNAILMPHVIRYNAKKPTKFAAWPKYTHFVADERYAEIARILGLPARTTEEGVKSLINAIRDLNRKLGIPETFQDLGFDPKVFESRVDYLADRAFEDQCTTANPKLPLVTELAEVYRDAFYGRFED